A single genomic interval of Microbacterium sp. BLY harbors:
- a CDS encoding acyl carrier protein, with translation MAFTNDEVLAGLAELITDETGINASEVALEKSFTDDLDIDSISMMTIVVNAEEKFGVTIPDDEVKNLKTVGDAVNFIVAGQE, from the coding sequence ATGGCTTTCACCAACGATGAGGTCCTCGCCGGCCTCGCAGAGCTGATCACCGACGAGACCGGCATCAACGCCAGCGAGGTCGCCCTGGAGAAGTCGTTCACGGACGACCTCGACATCGACTCGATCTCGATGATGACGATCGTCGTCAACGCCGAGGAGAAGTTCGGCGTCACCATCCCCGACGACGAGGTCAAGAACCTGAAGACCGTCGGCGACGCCGTCAACTTCATCGTCGCGGGCCAGGAGTAA
- a CDS encoding beta-ketoacyl synthase encodes MTKRIVVTGIGATSAIGGTAPENWTNLLAGASGARTIEHDWVQEHDLPVTFAASAIVRPEEVLPRHEAKRLDPSSQFALIAAREAWEDAGSPEVAPERLGVDFATGIGGLWTLLDAWDTLREKGPRRVMPLTVPMLMPNAAAGNLSLQFEARAYAQTVVSACASSTESIIHAFHHLQEGLADVVIAGGTESAIHPITMAAFASAQALSRRNDDPAHASRPGAIDRDGFVMGEGAAALILETEEHAKARGAKIYGYVLGGGVTADAYHITGNDPEGKGAARAVVQALEEAGITPEQVTHINAHATSTPVGDPNEYVALKNVFGDRIDEIPVSATKASTGHLLGGTGALEAIFSILALRDRVAPPTINMTEPDPEVPFRLSGEPAPLGDGPQIAISNSFGFGGHNAVLVLGGVD; translated from the coding sequence ATGACCAAGCGCATCGTCGTCACCGGCATCGGCGCCACCTCCGCCATCGGCGGGACGGCTCCGGAGAACTGGACCAATCTGCTCGCCGGTGCCTCCGGCGCCCGCACGATCGAACACGACTGGGTGCAGGAACACGACCTGCCCGTCACGTTCGCCGCCTCCGCGATCGTCCGCCCCGAAGAGGTCCTGCCGCGCCACGAGGCGAAGCGTCTCGATCCCTCCTCGCAGTTCGCGCTCATCGCGGCCCGCGAGGCCTGGGAGGACGCCGGATCGCCCGAGGTCGCCCCGGAGCGCCTGGGTGTCGACTTCGCGACCGGCATCGGCGGCCTGTGGACCCTGCTCGACGCCTGGGACACGCTGCGCGAGAAGGGCCCCCGCCGCGTCATGCCGCTGACAGTGCCGATGCTGATGCCGAACGCGGCCGCCGGCAACCTGTCGCTGCAGTTCGAGGCCCGCGCCTATGCGCAGACCGTGGTGAGCGCGTGCGCCTCCAGCACCGAATCCATCATCCACGCCTTCCACCACCTGCAGGAGGGCCTGGCCGACGTCGTCATCGCCGGTGGCACCGAGTCGGCGATCCACCCGATCACCATGGCCGCCTTCGCCTCCGCGCAGGCGCTGTCGCGCCGCAACGACGACCCGGCGCACGCGTCCCGGCCCGGGGCGATCGACCGCGACGGCTTCGTCATGGGCGAGGGCGCCGCGGCTCTCATCCTCGAGACGGAGGAGCACGCCAAGGCCCGCGGTGCCAAGATCTACGGCTACGTCCTCGGCGGCGGTGTGACGGCCGACGCCTACCACATCACCGGCAACGACCCCGAGGGCAAGGGGGCGGCGCGCGCCGTCGTCCAGGCGCTCGAAGAGGCCGGGATCACTCCCGAGCAGGTCACGCACATCAACGCGCACGCGACCTCGACCCCGGTCGGCGACCCGAACGAGTACGTCGCGCTCAAGAACGTCTTCGGCGACAGGATCGACGAGATCCCCGTCTCGGCCACGAAGGCGTCCACCGGACACCTGCTGGGCGGCACCGGGGCGCTGGAGGCCATCTTCTCGATCCTCGCTCTCCGCGACCGCGTGGCACCCCCGACCATCAACATGACCGAGCCCGACCCGGAGGTGCCGTTCCGTCTCTCCGGCGAGCCGGCTCCGCTCGGTGACGGCCCGCAGATCGCGATCAGCAACTCGTTCGGCTTCGGCGGCCACAACGCGGTGCTCGTGCTCGGCGGAGTCGACTGA
- a CDS encoding YitT family protein yields the protein MLLRAVFLPFTATSRRDLVERLGQLVGGLFLYGVALGFMVRGGIGVAPWDVLSLGVARWTGLGYGVVTVLISIVVLVLWIPLRQRVGLGTLLNALLIGPFADLTLLLLPAPSSVWVGAPMFLFGLVLLAFATGLYIAADFGPGPRDGLMTGLVRVTGWPVWLARTVIEGSVLLIGFLLGGPVGVGTVLFAFGVGPLIGVFLPRIERRRRERSQRLAVSARAPLAP from the coding sequence ATGCTGTTGCGTGCCGTCTTCCTTCCCTTCACCGCGACCAGCCGCCGTGACCTCGTCGAGCGCCTCGGGCAGCTGGTGGGCGGCCTCTTCCTCTACGGGGTGGCCCTTGGGTTCATGGTGCGCGGAGGGATCGGCGTCGCCCCCTGGGACGTCCTGTCCCTCGGCGTCGCCCGGTGGACGGGGCTCGGCTACGGGGTCGTCACGGTGCTGATCTCGATCGTGGTCCTGGTGCTCTGGATCCCGCTGCGCCAGCGGGTCGGGCTCGGCACGCTGCTCAACGCCCTGCTCATCGGCCCGTTCGCCGACCTCACGCTCCTCCTGCTCCCGGCGCCGTCGTCGGTGTGGGTGGGCGCGCCCATGTTCCTGTTCGGCCTCGTCCTGCTGGCCTTCGCGACCGGGCTCTACATCGCGGCGGACTTCGGTCCCGGTCCGCGCGACGGCCTGATGACCGGGCTGGTCCGCGTGACCGGCTGGCCGGTCTGGCTGGCGCGCACGGTGATCGAGGGGAGCGTCCTGCTCATCGGCTTCCTTCTCGGCGGCCCGGTCGGTGTCGGCACGGTGCTGTTCGCCTTCGGGGTGGGCCCGCTGATCGGCGTGTTCCTCCCGCGCATCGAACGCCGCCGCCGGGAGCGGTCGCAGCGTCTCGCCGTGTCGGCGCGCGCCCCCCTGGCTCCCTGA
- a CDS encoding PLP-dependent aminotransferase family protein translates to MSSRLVTQLGTQEHGDASASGLADRIRALILDGRLTVGERLPSERALALELRRSRSTITRAYGLLEAGGYVSRRQGGSTRVTLPHGPVVAGHDRDDDAIDLSIASMDSTPGLYDATVRSLPRLAALRGTSGYSLQGLPELRAAVARRFTERGAPTTAEEIMITSGALNAVNLILTAIGRRGERVLVEQPTFPHALEALHRHGYRLLPTPVDTDGWDVRHLTDTLLSARPHVAYLIPDFHNPTGATLPDGERSRVATTARNTGTHLIVDETTAELDIDRGAAPTPLAAHGPGVITVGSMSKIAWGGMRIGWIRAERSIIARLLAVRPSFELGTALLEQCIAVELLDDVPALTRHVRRRLTAGREAVAEGIAGIPGMRMPETPGGLSAWIDLGAPLSTTLSLAARERGLILPPGPRFTTGGVLERRLRVPITLPPERAAEAMTRLAHAWADVRGGGVNAVDDLAHAAVI, encoded by the coding sequence ATGTCCTCACGACTCGTCACGCAGCTCGGCACGCAGGAGCACGGCGACGCCTCGGCGTCCGGCCTCGCCGACCGCATCCGGGCACTGATCCTCGACGGCCGGCTCACCGTTGGCGAGCGTCTCCCGAGCGAGCGTGCCCTCGCGCTCGAGCTGCGGCGCTCCCGCTCCACGATCACCCGCGCCTACGGCCTGCTGGAGGCCGGAGGCTACGTATCCCGACGCCAGGGCGGCAGCACCCGCGTCACCCTCCCGCACGGACCCGTCGTCGCCGGCCACGACCGGGACGACGATGCGATCGACCTGTCCATCGCCTCAATGGACTCGACCCCCGGCCTGTACGACGCCACCGTCCGGTCGCTCCCCCGACTGGCCGCCCTCCGCGGCACCAGCGGCTACTCCCTGCAGGGGCTCCCCGAGCTGCGTGCCGCCGTCGCCCGGCGGTTCACCGAACGAGGGGCGCCGACCACGGCGGAGGAGATCATGATCACGTCCGGCGCGCTCAACGCCGTGAACCTGATCCTGACGGCGATCGGCCGCCGCGGCGAGCGGGTGCTCGTCGAGCAGCCGACGTTCCCGCACGCCCTCGAAGCCCTGCACCGTCACGGATACCGCCTGCTGCCGACCCCGGTCGACACCGACGGCTGGGACGTCCGCCACCTCACCGACACGCTGCTGTCGGCCCGGCCGCACGTCGCGTACCTCATCCCCGATTTCCACAACCCCACCGGCGCGACCCTGCCGGACGGGGAGCGCTCCCGGGTCGCCACGACGGCCCGGAACACCGGCACGCACCTGATCGTGGACGAGACGACGGCGGAGCTGGACATCGACCGTGGCGCCGCACCGACGCCCCTCGCTGCGCACGGCCCCGGCGTCATCACCGTCGGGTCGATGTCGAAGATCGCGTGGGGCGGCATGCGCATCGGCTGGATCCGCGCCGAGCGGTCGATCATCGCCCGCCTCCTGGCCGTCCGCCCCTCCTTCGAACTGGGGACGGCACTGCTGGAGCAGTGCATCGCGGTGGAGCTGCTCGACGACGTCCCGGCGCTGACCCGGCACGTCCGGCGGCGTCTCACCGCAGGGCGGGAAGCGGTGGCAGAGGGGATCGCGGGGATCCCGGGGATGCGGATGCCGGAGACGCCCGGCGGTCTCTCCGCCTGGATCGATCTCGGCGCTCCCCTGTCGACGACCCTGTCGCTCGCCGCGCGGGAACGAGGACTCATCCTCCCGCCCGGACCGCGCTTCACGACCGGCGGCGTGCTGGAGCGCCGCCTCCGGGTTCCGATCACACTTCCGCCCGAGCGGGCGGCGGAGGCGATGACGCGCCTGGCACACGCCTGGGCGGACGTGCGCGGCGGTGGAGTGAACGCCGTCGACGACCTCGCCCACGCCGCCGTGATCTGA
- a CDS encoding DUF3145 domain-containing protein: MATAYARGVVFIHSAPRALCPHLEWAVGRAIGRAVNFDWTEQPVLTGARRAEFYWDGPVGTGAALATAIRGWEHLRFEVTEDPTPRSDGGRWLHTPDLGIHYAQTDAAGNIVIGEDRIRYAMEIAAGNAVELQRELDIALGSAWDEELEPFRHASDDARVVWLHKVG; encoded by the coding sequence ATGGCGACGGCTTACGCACGCGGAGTGGTGTTCATCCACTCGGCGCCTCGCGCGCTCTGCCCGCACCTGGAATGGGCGGTGGGTCGCGCTATCGGGCGTGCGGTGAATTTCGACTGGACCGAGCAGCCCGTCCTGACCGGCGCGCGCCGCGCCGAGTTCTACTGGGATGGTCCGGTCGGTACCGGCGCTGCTCTCGCGACCGCGATCCGCGGGTGGGAGCACCTGCGGTTCGAGGTGACCGAGGACCCGACGCCCCGCAGCGACGGCGGTCGGTGGCTGCACACGCCGGATCTCGGCATCCACTACGCGCAGACGGATGCCGCCGGCAACATCGTCATCGGCGAGGACCGCATCCGCTACGCGATGGAGATCGCCGCGGGCAACGCCGTCGAGCTGCAGCGCGAGCTCGACATCGCCCTGGGCTCCGCCTGGGATGAGGAGCTCGAGCCCTTCCGCCACGCCAGCGACGACGCGCGCGTCGTCTGGCTCCACAAGGTCGGATGA
- a CDS encoding DUF262 domain-containing protein, protein MSTATNVEATAVNTIEWLAAGRTTIVVPVYQRQYRWDIGGCERLLSDVRAVAAEDDAHRHFIGSILSAEDGAGADADLILIDGQQRLTTLMLLVAALHHSVRDRNPELAADLARVLVRADDPERTKLRPHDAWADLYESVVLDRRDDLDRESRFDDNYAFFRSQIHADEVPLIWQGLQRLEHVSITLGAQANAQQIFESLNSTGEPLRDHELIHNYILMGLTHAEQRDVEERFWLPIERHTGEAIGAFWRHYLVLVTGREVAANGEHGVYSAFRQSFPRVDVAHLQADAETWRHYAEIYGILLDPTKEQDPEIARQLRYVNTFGRSSYPLVMSAYSDHARGLIDRAQLLETLEWLQAMFLRRALVNLPAERLIARLCRARRDGHDALARAIARITPSDERVSAVLKYSELPYPAYVLGRLEGVDDVAGFDVEHIVPAVPGDAWSGDGRRPWSEYSEDEQNSHRALAPTLGNLTLLEQALTERVFGASFPVKRDEAYACSAVAATRTLASVEAWGTAAITARTVTLTADLVRTWARPALPEIDDDGLTPILDAVRRRGWPAGWEREFDYVEYRGERWEVYDVKHLFNRVFRRAWTDTTEAALAYCATHGGPIYRDKAWKGQWDDLDETHFLYMGWDSNYMMTAVQGVLDASGIAAEVFVKYSYIGNVM, encoded by the coding sequence ATGAGCACCGCGACCAACGTCGAGGCGACGGCAGTCAACACGATCGAATGGCTCGCGGCGGGACGCACGACGATCGTCGTCCCCGTCTACCAGCGCCAGTACCGGTGGGATATCGGCGGCTGCGAGCGTCTCCTCTCCGACGTCCGCGCGGTGGCGGCCGAGGACGACGCGCATCGCCACTTCATCGGCTCCATCCTGTCGGCCGAGGACGGCGCCGGTGCAGACGCCGACCTCATCCTCATCGACGGTCAGCAGCGCCTCACGACGCTCATGCTCCTGGTCGCGGCACTGCACCACTCCGTGCGCGACCGGAACCCGGAGCTGGCCGCTGACCTCGCCCGCGTGCTGGTCCGCGCCGACGACCCCGAGCGCACGAAGCTGCGTCCGCATGATGCCTGGGCCGACCTCTACGAGTCGGTCGTGCTCGACCGCCGCGATGACCTCGACCGCGAGTCGCGCTTCGACGACAACTACGCGTTCTTCCGCAGCCAGATCCATGCCGATGAGGTGCCGCTCATCTGGCAGGGACTGCAGCGCCTCGAACACGTGTCGATCACCCTCGGCGCGCAGGCGAACGCGCAGCAGATCTTCGAGAGCCTCAACTCCACGGGCGAGCCGCTGCGCGACCACGAGCTCATCCACAACTACATCCTCATGGGTCTCACCCACGCCGAGCAGCGGGACGTCGAGGAGCGCTTCTGGCTGCCCATCGAGCGGCACACCGGGGAGGCGATCGGGGCGTTCTGGCGCCACTACCTGGTCCTCGTGACGGGACGCGAGGTCGCCGCGAACGGCGAGCACGGCGTGTACAGCGCCTTCCGCCAGTCGTTCCCGCGCGTCGACGTCGCCCACCTCCAGGCCGACGCCGAGACGTGGCGGCACTATGCGGAGATCTACGGCATCCTCCTCGATCCGACGAAGGAGCAGGACCCCGAGATCGCGCGGCAGCTGCGGTACGTGAACACGTTCGGACGCTCCTCGTATCCGCTGGTCATGAGCGCCTACAGCGATCACGCACGCGGCCTCATCGACCGCGCTCAGCTCCTCGAGACGCTGGAGTGGCTGCAGGCGATGTTCCTGCGCCGTGCGCTCGTGAACCTTCCCGCCGAGCGGCTCATCGCTCGGCTCTGCCGCGCCCGTCGCGACGGACACGACGCGCTCGCCCGTGCCATCGCGCGCATCACCCCGTCGGACGAGCGGGTCAGCGCCGTGCTCAAGTACAGCGAGCTGCCGTATCCGGCCTACGTGCTCGGCCGGCTCGAGGGCGTCGACGATGTGGCCGGCTTCGACGTCGAGCACATCGTGCCCGCTGTCCCCGGGGACGCCTGGTCCGGAGACGGCCGGCGCCCCTGGAGCGAGTACTCGGAGGACGAGCAGAACAGCCATCGCGCCCTCGCTCCGACACTCGGCAACCTCACGCTCTTGGAGCAGGCGCTGACCGAGCGCGTGTTCGGCGCCTCGTTCCCGGTCAAGCGCGACGAAGCCTACGCATGCAGCGCCGTAGCGGCCACGCGCACCCTGGCGTCGGTGGAGGCCTGGGGCACCGCGGCGATCACCGCGCGGACGGTGACCCTGACCGCCGACCTCGTTCGCACCTGGGCGCGTCCCGCCCTGCCGGAGATCGATGACGACGGCCTCACGCCGATCCTGGACGCCGTCCGCCGCCGCGGCTGGCCGGCGGGGTGGGAGCGCGAGTTCGACTACGTCGAGTACCGCGGCGAGCGGTGGGAGGTCTACGACGTCAAGCACCTGTTCAACCGGGTGTTCCGCCGCGCCTGGACCGACACCACGGAGGCCGCCCTGGCGTACTGTGCGACGCACGGCGGACCGATCTACCGCGACAAGGCGTGGAAGGGGCAGTGGGACGACCTCGACGAGACGCACTTCCTCTACATGGGCTGGGATTCGAACTACATGATGACGGCCGTCCAGGGCGTCCTCGACGCGTCGGGGATCGCCGCCGAGGTCTTCGTGAAGTACTCCTACATCGGGAATGTGATGTGA
- a CDS encoding alpha/beta fold hydrolase, whose protein sequence is MTMTTVIRRRLLDLAIEEHTLTVPLVWDDPTDTRTIDVFARVVAREGSETLPYLVFLQGGPGHEAPRPFHSSTAPAWLDQALAHYRLVLLDQRGTGLSSPVGDDDLARGADAVAEHLTHLRADAIVRDCEALREHLGASTWSVLGQSFGGFTTLAYLSTHADSLDDVFITGGLSTVERDPDEVYALCYDKMRGASERYYRRFPEHRDAMRRLIDLADAGELVLPDGEVVSRSRLRSVGSALGTDDGWQTVWSLLERDPASNAFRHDLQHAMPFGGRNPLYYAFHESSYANGHATRWSAERVEPSDFREDPTLFTGEHIRREWADTVPALRPWRDVTAILAEHPWPRIYDTAALADSRATGAAAVYVNDVYVPLEFSMETARLLPGVTPWVTSEHEHNGLRTGPVLERLIELAHGRRIR, encoded by the coding sequence GTGACCATGACCACCGTCATCCGCCGCCGCCTGCTCGACCTCGCGATCGAGGAGCACACGCTCACGGTCCCCCTCGTCTGGGACGACCCGACGGACACCCGCACGATCGACGTGTTCGCCCGCGTCGTCGCCCGGGAGGGAAGCGAGACCCTCCCCTATCTGGTGTTCCTGCAGGGCGGGCCGGGCCACGAGGCGCCGCGCCCCTTCCACTCCTCCACGGCTCCGGCCTGGCTCGACCAGGCGCTGGCGCACTACCGCCTCGTCCTCCTGGATCAGCGCGGCACCGGGCTCTCCTCCCCCGTCGGCGACGACGACCTCGCACGGGGCGCCGACGCGGTCGCCGAACATCTGACGCACCTGCGTGCCGATGCCATCGTGCGCGACTGCGAGGCGCTGCGGGAGCACCTGGGGGCGTCGACGTGGAGCGTCCTCGGGCAGTCCTTCGGCGGGTTCACGACTCTGGCCTACCTGTCGACCCATGCCGATTCGCTCGACGATGTCTTCATCACCGGAGGCCTCAGCACGGTCGAACGCGACCCGGACGAGGTCTACGCCCTCTGCTACGACAAGATGCGCGGGGCATCCGAGCGGTACTACCGGCGCTTCCCGGAGCACCGCGACGCCATGCGACGCCTGATCGATCTCGCGGACGCCGGTGAACTCGTCCTTCCCGACGGCGAGGTCGTGTCGCGTTCCCGCCTGCGCTCGGTCGGCTCCGCTCTCGGCACCGACGACGGCTGGCAGACGGTCTGGTCGCTGCTCGAACGCGACCCGGCATCCAACGCCTTCCGGCACGACCTCCAGCACGCGATGCCCTTCGGCGGCCGCAACCCGCTGTACTACGCCTTCCACGAGTCGAGCTACGCGAACGGACACGCCACGCGGTGGTCGGCGGAGCGCGTCGAGCCCTCGGACTTCCGCGAAGACCCGACCCTGTTCACGGGCGAGCACATCCGCCGCGAGTGGGCCGACACCGTCCCGGCGCTGCGGCCGTGGCGCGATGTCACCGCGATCCTGGCGGAGCACCCCTGGCCGCGGATCTACGACACCGCCGCCCTCGCCGATTCCCGAGCCACCGGCGCGGCCGCCGTCTACGTGAACGACGTGTACGTGCCTCTGGAGTTCTCGATGGAGACCGCCCGTCTCCTCCCCGGCGTGACGCCCTGGGTGACGAGCGAGCATGAGCACAACGGCCTGCGGACCGGACCCGTGCTGGAGCGGCTGATCGAGCTGGCCCACGGACGCCGCATCCGCTGA